In Rhodanobacter denitrificans, a single window of DNA contains:
- a CDS encoding dihydrofolate reductase, with product MAISLIAALDENFAIGRKGQLPWHLPDDLRWFKQLTTGKNVLMGYNTALSIGRALPDRVNLVLTRRHEAPYPGQITVRSIEEAQARCDNTGLIVIGGSMVFAEALPRARRMYLTWVAAAIDGADAFFPGVHFSEWTEVSRVHHKADAEHAYDFDMVEYLRSA from the coding sequence ATGGCCATTTCGCTGATTGCCGCACTCGACGAAAACTTCGCGATCGGCCGCAAGGGCCAGTTGCCCTGGCACCTGCCCGACGACCTGCGCTGGTTCAAGCAGCTGACCACCGGCAAGAACGTGCTGATGGGCTACAACACCGCGCTGTCGATCGGCCGCGCGCTGCCGGACCGGGTCAACCTGGTGCTGACGCGCCGCCACGAGGCGCCGTACCCGGGGCAGATCACCGTGCGCTCGATCGAGGAGGCGCAGGCGCGCTGCGACAACACCGGCCTGATCGTGATCGGCGGCAGCATGGTGTTCGCCGAAGCGCTGCCGCGCGCGCGCCGCATGTACCTCACCTGGGTGGCCGCCGCGATCGACGGCGCCGACGCGTTCTTCCCCGGCGTGCACTTCAGCGAGTGGACCGAGGTCTCGCGCGTGCACCACAAGGCCGATGCAGAGCACGCCTACGACTTCGACATGGTCGAATACCTGCGCAGCGCCTGA
- a CDS encoding TPM domain-containing protein — protein sequence MARMRRLWANLCGSWFQLSRRFPPALLDEMAAAIAAGERHHLGEIRFAVESRLAPLAVLEGLAAAARARQVFAQLRVWDTEHNSGVLFYVLMAEHRIEIVADRGIAAKVAAHEWAAVCAHMRESYAAGQWRTGSLDGIAAANALLERHFPGDGGPRRDELPDQPVLL from the coding sequence ATGGCGCGCATGCGGCGACTGTGGGCGAATCTTTGCGGTAGCTGGTTCCAGCTGTCGCGGCGCTTTCCGCCCGCACTGCTGGACGAGATGGCCGCGGCGATTGCCGCCGGCGAACGCCACCACCTGGGCGAGATCCGTTTCGCGGTCGAATCGCGGCTGGCACCGCTGGCCGTGCTGGAGGGCCTCGCCGCCGCGGCCCGCGCGCGCCAGGTATTCGCCCAGTTGCGCGTATGGGACACCGAACACAACAGCGGCGTGTTGTTCTACGTGCTGATGGCCGAGCATCGCATCGAGATCGTCGCCGACCGCGGCATCGCGGCGAAGGTGGCGGCGCACGAATGGGCGGCGGTCTGCGCCCACATGCGCGAAAGCTACGCCGCCGGGCAATGGCGCACCGGCAGTCTCGACGGCATTGCCGCCGCCAACGCCTTGCTGGAACGGCATTTCCCCGGCGACGGCGGACCCCGCCGCGACGAACTGCCGGATCAGCCGGTGCTGCTCTGA
- a CDS encoding alpha/beta hydrolase family protein, which produces MSTQSWENTGTSTLYDVDAGKNTRHLIGQISVGGMSFMVGADGKAHFAYGRNDNYDYVVYQQQAAGWAKMTPAQVGGSFTPIFFTPDKQGIYAEYNAGGGPTVLVAQDENGDNRKVLASDGFSSIGDIEWTAWPYQPFATAPATGVPKVSYLDPNLPMAKLHRALSLKFPGDYVHFIDSSEDGGKVLFEVSSDRDPGTYYLIDTHHYKVLKLFATAPWIDPARMAERRPLHFKASDGMELEAILTIPKGASQTNLPMILLPHGGPIGVQDDWSYDNGAQFLASRGYLVLQVNYRGSSGRGEDFKEAGYLKWGTRIQQDLIDGVKWAIAEKYADPQRICVYGGSFGGYSAMMTTIRAPGLFKCAVGYAGVYDLKMMYKKGDVRESKSGRSYLNTVIGKDDADLDANSPDKLADKIDVPVLLVHGEDDKRAPFAQAKAMRAALDAAHKPYEWLSKPGEGHGFYDEKNTIEFYNRLQAFLEKNIGPGASGTR; this is translated from the coding sequence ATGAGCACGCAGAGTTGGGAGAACACCGGTACCAGCACGCTGTACGACGTTGACGCAGGCAAGAACACCCGTCATCTGATCGGCCAGATCAGCGTCGGCGGCATGAGTTTCATGGTCGGCGCCGATGGCAAGGCCCACTTTGCTTACGGGCGCAACGACAACTACGACTACGTCGTCTACCAGCAGCAGGCAGCAGGCTGGGCCAAGATGACACCCGCCCAGGTTGGCGGCAGCTTCACACCGATCTTTTTCACCCCGGACAAACAAGGGATCTACGCCGAGTACAACGCTGGCGGCGGTCCGACTGTGCTGGTGGCACAGGACGAGAACGGTGACAACCGCAAGGTGCTCGCCAGCGACGGCTTCAGCAGTATCGGCGATATCGAATGGACGGCTTGGCCGTACCAGCCGTTCGCCACGGCACCGGCCACCGGCGTGCCCAAGGTCAGTTACCTTGATCCGAACCTGCCCATGGCAAAACTGCATCGCGCGTTGAGCCTGAAATTCCCCGGCGACTACGTCCACTTCATCGACTCCAGCGAGGATGGCGGCAAGGTGCTGTTCGAGGTCAGCAGTGACCGCGATCCGGGAACCTACTACCTGATCGATACGCACCACTACAAGGTGCTCAAGCTGTTCGCCACGGCGCCGTGGATCGATCCAGCCAGGATGGCCGAGCGTCGTCCGCTGCACTTCAAGGCCAGCGACGGCATGGAGCTGGAAGCGATCCTGACGATTCCGAAGGGCGCCAGCCAGACCAACCTGCCAATGATCCTGCTGCCGCACGGTGGCCCGATCGGCGTGCAGGACGACTGGTCTTACGACAACGGCGCCCAGTTCCTCGCCAGTCGTGGCTATCTCGTGCTGCAGGTGAATTACCGCGGCTCCAGCGGCCGCGGCGAGGACTTCAAGGAGGCCGGTTACCTGAAGTGGGGCACCCGCATCCAGCAGGACCTGATCGACGGCGTGAAGTGGGCGATCGCCGAGAAGTATGCCGACCCGCAGCGCATCTGCGTCTACGGCGGCAGCTTCGGCGGCTACTCGGCGATGATGACCACGATCCGTGCGCCGGGCCTGTTCAAGTGCGCGGTGGGCTACGCCGGCGTCTACGACCTGAAGATGATGTACAAGAAAGGCGATGTCCGCGAAAGCAAGTCAGGCCGCAGCTACCTGAACACGGTCATCGGCAAGGACGACGCCGACCTCGACGCCAACTCGCCCGACAAGCTGGCCGACAAGATCGACGTACCGGTGCTGCTGGTCCACGGCGAAGACGACAAGCGTGCGCCGTTCGCGCAGGCCAAGGCGATGCGCGCCGCGCTCGACGCCGCGCACAAGCCGTACGAGTGGCTGAGCAAGCCGGGCGAGGGCCACGGCTTCTACGACGAGAAGAACACCATCGAGTTCTACAACCGGCTGCAGGCTTTCCTGGAGAAAAACATCGGCCCCGGCGCGTCAGGGACGCGGTAG
- a CDS encoding thymidylate synthase, producing MRAYLDLLRHVLDHGTEKTDRTGTGTKSVFGWQMRFDLNEGFPLVTTKKLHVKSIVHELIWFLGGDTNIAYLKEHGVRIWDEWADANGDLGPVYGRQWRAWPTADGGAVDQIAWVVEEIRRNPDSRRLIVSAWNVGELPKMALMPCHTMFQFYVADGKLSCQLYQRSGDIFLGVPFNIASYALLTHMVAQVCGLGVGDFVHTLGDAHLYNNHREQARLQLTREPLPLPRLQLDPAVRSIFDFRYEDIAIEGYQSHPAIKAAVAV from the coding sequence ATGCGCGCCTATCTCGACCTGCTCCGCCACGTCCTCGACCACGGCACCGAAAAGACCGACCGCACCGGCACCGGCACGAAGAGCGTGTTCGGCTGGCAGATGCGCTTCGACCTCAACGAAGGCTTTCCGCTGGTCACCACCAAGAAGCTGCACGTGAAGTCGATCGTGCACGAGCTGATCTGGTTCCTGGGCGGCGACACCAACATCGCCTACCTGAAAGAACACGGCGTGCGCATCTGGGACGAGTGGGCCGACGCGAACGGCGACCTCGGCCCGGTCTACGGCCGGCAGTGGCGCGCGTGGCCCACCGCCGATGGCGGCGCGGTCGACCAGATCGCCTGGGTGGTCGAGGAGATCCGGCGCAACCCGGACTCGCGCCGGCTGATCGTCAGTGCCTGGAACGTGGGCGAGTTGCCGAAGATGGCACTGATGCCCTGCCACACCATGTTCCAGTTCTACGTGGCGGACGGAAAACTCAGCTGCCAGCTGTACCAGCGCTCCGGCGACATCTTCCTCGGCGTGCCGTTCAACATCGCCAGCTACGCGCTGCTCACCCACATGGTGGCGCAAGTCTGCGGCCTGGGTGTGGGCGACTTCGTGCACACGCTGGGTGACGCCCATCTGTACAACAACCACCGCGAACAGGCGCGCCTGCAGCTGACCCGCGAGCCGTTGCCGCTGCCGCGGCTGCAGCTCGATCCGGCGGTGCGCTCGATCTTCGATTTCCGCTATGAGGACATCGCGATCGAGGGCTATCAGTCGCATCCGGCGATCAAGGCCGCCGTGGCCGTGTAG
- a CDS encoding TonB-dependent receptor domain-containing protein — translation MHRKLLAGAICASLSLPLWASSAHAQNQADSQADQATTQASQQDTKADKKEATKLQGIQVTGSLLPRAQIETATPTIQITAEQITKQGFTTVAEALQALPQATGSVQGAQFSGGFTQGAQTISLLGLDPGFTLFLIDGKPMADYPLLYNGSGNFVDIATIPMAMVDHIDIVPGNQSAIYGSSAIAGVVNIILKQHVEGVTMNLRGGGFSEGGGGSQRFQLTGGHDWEKAKLTYSVELRNQRPIYRYQRRWFDSNNDRPGLPAGASRPALDYLLQDLFHSQIGTDRFFVPGGQASCDRVASGFGNTTVYATDAAGRGHFCGSPNSPAYSTIMNGSKAGTGYLNFSYDITPNTQFYANALYNVTKSDYYVGSNYTWWGSGVDLGPIYANNVDNGSALDGPGTFVSTQYTIDSSAAGIGNLANEKDLNRSYVANMGFRGTFGDSDWGYDAYYHRSDNVITTRQLHLVANKVDNYFLGDQVGWDPVFNAYPAYNLNLDRFYSLMSPATYRSLSEQIRTRSHTYTQEVTGTVTNTNLFDLPGGSAGLAVLLQYGDQKWENPTDQRLIDGYFWGLTGTQGTGKRDRYAAATELSLPITSWLTASTSLRYDTYKAAGRTDSKVTYKAGLELRPIDTLLIRGTYATAFRAPDMAGLFQGESGFYTNVVDYYRCRLANGDNFDVDTCSYNNEQVFGTQAGNKDLKNITAKSLTGGIVWSPSDKFNIHADYYRITISDEVSQRSINGIMSLEADCRIGHTVGGSPVDINSPRCVEALALVDRNNPSNPLQSGINSVHTYPINISNERVTGITAGAQYRWDAGQAGDFTFGADYNVTLDHTYRQYPGDPTLDLLTYRTFPREFKHRESATINWSKGPLSATLYGLREGPTMNFKQTGTVGPRITYNASVALQVNDEVKVSLISNNLLNKRPPRDSTYTSYPYYDGFNYNGYGRSIFAELEWKMF, via the coding sequence ATGCACCGCAAGCTTCTTGCAGGCGCTATCTGCGCCTCGCTGTCACTGCCGTTGTGGGCAAGCTCCGCGCACGCGCAAAACCAGGCCGACAGTCAAGCCGACCAAGCCACTACACAGGCCAGCCAGCAGGACACCAAGGCCGACAAGAAAGAGGCCACCAAGCTGCAAGGCATCCAGGTAACCGGCTCGCTGCTGCCGCGCGCACAGATCGAAACGGCCACGCCGACCATCCAGATCACCGCCGAACAGATCACCAAGCAAGGCTTCACCACTGTCGCCGAGGCCTTGCAGGCGCTGCCGCAAGCCACCGGCTCGGTGCAGGGCGCGCAGTTCTCCGGCGGCTTCACCCAGGGTGCGCAGACGATCAGCCTGCTCGGCCTCGATCCCGGCTTCACGCTGTTCCTGATCGACGGCAAGCCGATGGCCGACTACCCCCTGCTGTACAACGGCTCGGGCAACTTCGTGGACATCGCCACCATCCCGATGGCGATGGTCGACCACATCGACATCGTGCCGGGCAACCAGTCCGCGATCTACGGCTCCAGCGCGATCGCCGGCGTGGTCAACATCATCCTCAAGCAGCACGTCGAAGGCGTCACCATGAATCTGCGCGGCGGCGGCTTCAGCGAGGGCGGCGGCGGCAGCCAGCGCTTCCAGCTGACCGGTGGCCACGACTGGGAGAAGGCCAAGCTGACCTACAGCGTGGAGCTGCGCAACCAGCGCCCGATCTACCGCTACCAGCGCCGCTGGTTCGACTCCAACAATGACCGCCCCGGCTTGCCGGCCGGCGCATCGCGCCCGGCCCTGGACTACCTGCTGCAGGATCTGTTCCACAGCCAGATCGGCACCGACCGCTTCTTCGTGCCGGGCGGGCAGGCCAGCTGCGACCGCGTCGCTTCCGGCTTCGGCAACACCACGGTATACGCCACCGACGCGGCCGGCCGCGGCCACTTCTGCGGCAGCCCGAACTCGCCGGCCTACTCCACCATCATGAACGGCTCGAAGGCAGGTACCGGCTACCTGAACTTCTCCTACGACATCACGCCGAACACCCAGTTCTACGCGAACGCGCTCTACAACGTGACCAAGTCCGACTACTACGTCGGCTCCAACTACACCTGGTGGGGCTCGGGCGTGGACCTCGGCCCAATCTACGCCAACAATGTCGACAACGGCTCGGCGCTGGACGGCCCCGGCACGTTTGTCTCGACCCAGTACACCATCGACAGCTCGGCCGCCGGCATCGGCAACCTCGCCAACGAGAAAGACCTCAATCGCTCCTACGTGGCCAACATGGGTTTCCGCGGCACGTTCGGCGACTCCGACTGGGGCTACGACGCCTACTACCACCGCTCCGACAACGTGATCACCACCCGCCAGTTGCACCTGGTGGCCAACAAGGTCGACAACTACTTCCTCGGCGACCAGGTGGGCTGGGATCCGGTGTTCAATGCCTACCCGGCATACAACCTGAATCTCGATCGTTTCTACTCGCTCATGTCGCCGGCAACCTATCGCTCGCTGAGCGAACAGATTCGTACGCGTTCGCACACGTACACCCAGGAAGTGACCGGCACGGTTACCAACACCAATCTGTTCGATCTACCCGGCGGCTCCGCCGGCCTCGCCGTACTGCTGCAGTACGGCGACCAGAAGTGGGAGAACCCCACCGACCAGCGCCTGATCGACGGCTACTTCTGGGGACTGACCGGCACCCAGGGCACCGGCAAGCGTGATCGCTACGCCGCCGCCACGGAGTTGAGCCTGCCCATTACCAGTTGGCTGACCGCCAGCACCTCGCTGCGCTACGACACCTACAAGGCCGCCGGCCGCACGGATTCCAAGGTCACCTACAAGGCCGGCCTGGAACTGCGCCCGATCGACACGCTCCTGATCCGCGGCACCTACGCCACCGCTTTCCGTGCTCCGGACATGGCGGGCCTGTTCCAGGGAGAGAGCGGCTTCTACACCAACGTGGTCGATTACTACCGCTGCCGCCTGGCCAACGGCGACAACTTCGACGTCGACACCTGCAGCTACAACAACGAGCAGGTATTCGGCACGCAGGCCGGCAACAAGGACTTGAAGAACATCACCGCCAAGTCGCTGACCGGCGGCATCGTCTGGTCGCCATCGGACAAGTTCAACATCCACGCCGACTACTACCGGATCACCATCAGCGACGAAGTGTCCCAGCGCAGCATCAACGGCATCATGTCGCTGGAGGCGGACTGCCGGATCGGCCATACCGTGGGCGGCTCGCCGGTGGACATCAACTCGCCCCGCTGCGTCGAGGCGCTGGCTCTGGTCGACCGCAACAACCCGTCCAATCCGCTGCAGTCCGGCATCAACAGCGTCCACACCTATCCGATCAATATTTCCAACGAACGGGTTACCGGCATCACCGCCGGCGCCCAGTACCGCTGGGATGCGGGTCAGGCGGGCGACTTCACGTTCGGCGCCGATTACAACGTCACCCTGGACCACACCTATCGCCAGTATCCCGGCGATCCGACCCTCGATCTGCTGACCTACCGCACCTTCCCGCGCGAGTTCAAGCATCGCGAGAGCGCCACCATCAACTGGAGCAAGGGACCGCTGAGCGCGACCTTGTACGGCCTGCGGGAGGGGCCGACGATGAACTTCAAGCAGACGGGTACGGTCGGCCCGCGGATCACCTACAACGCCAGCGTGGCGCTGCAGGTCAACGACGAGGTCAAGGTATCGCTGATCTCCAACAACCTGCTCAACAAGCGGCCGCCGCGCGACAGCACCTACACCTCGTACCCGTACTACGACGGCTTCAACTACAACGGCTACGGTCGCTCGATCTTCGCCGAGCTGGAGTGGAAGATGTTCTAG
- a CDS encoding TIGR00266 family protein, giving the protein MAQWFFSYGKNTDRIGPLDDVAARAQAQRQPDGYCWREGFTEWKPIRSVAEFGGTPLAPPPMPATMGGGRADEIDYRIVGTDMQFVEIELDPGESAIAEAGALMYKEAAVQMDTVFGDGSSGGQSSGGLMDKLLSAGKRVITGESLFTTVFTHAGQGKAKVAFAAPYPGTVMAMKLSDHGGRLICQKDAFLAGARGVQLGIFFQRKILTGLFGGEGFIMQKLEGDGWVFVHAGGTVVQRELQAGERLDVDTGCVVAFHDTVNMDVKPVGGIKSMLFGGEGVFLATLTGPGTVWLQSLPFSRMAGRMLAAAPQGGGQRRGEGSILGGLGDILGGDRNF; this is encoded by the coding sequence ATGGCGCAGTGGTTTTTCAGCTACGGCAAGAACACCGATCGGATCGGCCCGCTCGACGACGTCGCGGCGCGGGCGCAGGCACAGCGCCAGCCGGACGGCTATTGCTGGCGCGAAGGCTTCACCGAATGGAAGCCGATCCGCAGCGTGGCCGAATTCGGCGGCACGCCGCTGGCGCCGCCGCCGATGCCGGCGACGATGGGTGGCGGCCGCGCCGACGAGATCGACTACCGCATCGTCGGCACCGACATGCAGTTCGTCGAGATCGAGCTGGACCCCGGCGAGAGCGCGATCGCCGAGGCTGGCGCGCTGATGTACAAGGAAGCCGCAGTACAGATGGACACCGTATTCGGCGACGGCTCCAGCGGCGGCCAGAGCAGCGGCGGCCTGATGGACAAGCTGCTCTCCGCCGGCAAGCGCGTGATCACCGGCGAGAGCCTGTTCACCACGGTGTTCACGCATGCCGGCCAGGGCAAGGCCAAGGTAGCGTTCGCCGCGCCCTACCCCGGCACGGTGATGGCGATGAAGCTGTCCGACCACGGCGGCCGGCTGATCTGCCAGAAGGATGCGTTCCTGGCCGGCGCGCGCGGCGTGCAGCTTGGCATCTTCTTCCAGCGCAAGATCCTCACCGGCCTGTTCGGCGGCGAGGGCTTCATCATGCAGAAGCTCGAGGGCGACGGCTGGGTGTTCGTGCACGCCGGCGGCACCGTGGTGCAACGCGAGCTGCAGGCCGGCGAGCGGTTGGACGTGGACACCGGCTGCGTGGTCGCCTTCCACGACACGGTGAACATGGACGTGAAGCCGGTCGGCGGCATCAAGAGCATGTTGTTCGGCGGCGAAGGCGTGTTCCTGGCCACGCTGACCGGGCCGGGCACGGTGTGGCTGCAGTCGCTGCCGTTCTCGCGCATGGCCGGGCGCATGCTGGCGGCGGCGCCGCAGGGCGGCGGCCAGCGCCGTGGCGAGGGTTCGATCCTCGGCGGCCTGGGCGACATCCTCGGCGGTGACCGCAACTTCTGA
- a CDS encoding NUDIX domain-containing protein: protein MPASVSCAVMHVMAGLLLDADGRVLLAQRPPGKHLAGLWEFPGGKREPGEAPVAALARELREELGVTLQHAEPLVALPWNYGERELLLDAWRVDAWAGEPRPLEGQALQWQFPSLVDMAILTPADRPVLQALLDMRDT, encoded by the coding sequence ATGCCTGCTTCCGTGTCGTGCGCGGTCATGCACGTGATGGCCGGGCTGCTGCTGGATGCCGACGGCCGCGTGCTGCTGGCGCAGCGTCCGCCCGGCAAGCATCTGGCCGGGCTGTGGGAGTTTCCCGGCGGCAAGCGCGAACCGGGCGAGGCGCCGGTGGCGGCGCTGGCGCGCGAACTGCGCGAGGAGCTGGGCGTCACGCTGCAACACGCCGAACCGCTGGTCGCGCTGCCATGGAATTACGGCGAGCGCGAGCTGCTGCTCGATGCCTGGCGGGTCGATGCGTGGGCCGGCGAGCCGCGCCCGCTGGAAGGGCAGGCGTTGCAATGGCAGTTCCCCAGCCTGGTGGACATGGCGATCCTCACCCCGGCGGATCGGCCGGTCCTGCAAGCCCTGCTCGACATGCGCGACACCTGA
- the lgt gene encoding prolipoprotein diacylglyceryl transferase → MSQPYVVDFDPVAFHLGPIQVHWYGLMYLLGFFFVAVLGEYRRRQGRLPVSRDALGDLLFYGMLGVIVGGRVWYMLFYADIDWIWTAPQTLFKVWDGGMSFHGGLLGVLAAGWWWSRKQKLHFFDTIDFVAPLVPIGLGLGRLGNFINGELWGKPADVPWAMVFPQAPDRLPRHPSQLYEMLLEGVVMFVVLWLVSLKPRPRYLVSGLFALLYGCFRFAVEFVRVPDAQLGYLFGTQWVTMGQMQSLPLIAVGLVLLAMSRRAPTLPLAARG, encoded by the coding sequence ATGTCCCAGCCTTACGTCGTCGATTTCGATCCCGTCGCCTTCCACCTCGGCCCGATCCAGGTGCACTGGTACGGCCTGATGTACCTGCTCGGCTTTTTCTTCGTGGCGGTGCTGGGCGAATACCGTCGACGGCAGGGGCGCCTGCCGGTCAGCCGCGATGCGCTGGGCGACCTGCTGTTCTACGGCATGCTCGGCGTGATCGTGGGCGGGCGCGTGTGGTACATGCTGTTCTACGCCGACATCGACTGGATCTGGACCGCGCCGCAGACCTTGTTCAAGGTGTGGGACGGCGGCATGAGCTTCCATGGTGGCCTGCTCGGCGTGCTCGCGGCGGGCTGGTGGTGGTCGCGCAAGCAGAAGCTGCATTTCTTCGACACCATCGACTTCGTGGCGCCGCTGGTGCCGATCGGGCTGGGTCTGGGCCGGCTCGGCAACTTCATCAATGGCGAGCTGTGGGGCAAGCCCGCCGACGTGCCGTGGGCGATGGTGTTCCCGCAAGCGCCGGACCGCTTGCCGCGGCACCCCTCGCAGCTGTACGAGATGCTGCTGGAGGGCGTGGTGATGTTCGTGGTGCTGTGGCTGGTCTCGCTGAAGCCGCGGCCGCGTTACCTCGTATCCGGCCTGTTTGCGCTGCTGTACGGCTGCTTTCGCTTCGCGGTGGAGTTCGTGCGCGTGCCCGATGCGCAGCTCGGCTACCTGTTCGGTACCCAGTGGGTGACGATGGGACAGATGCAGTCGCTGCCGCTGATCGCAGTCGGGCTGGTACTGCTGGCGATGTCGCGTCGCGCACCCACGCTGCCGCTGGCTGCGCGCGGCTGA
- a CDS encoding S9 family peptidase, translated as MIIKHIHRLILCAALVLLAPVAAHASEIPYRDFARHPPLTHPVISPDGKHLAVSVHNEDGSYQLGVLALPDLKPVSRLNMAPRTLPIGITWVSNTRLVMGLGEESGTLEAPQGTGEVVAVDFDGSHKRVLYSWRVRDTKGTNMNILSMVRGAGFIAGTPHQLNGHVYISVSPFRTHASSGSRDSGQSLIYDVETDSGHATLMGRIDEAGMSFVLHDDVARFAYGSNQDDPYRIDVYRRENADSPWQKLPASITGKHLVPIHISADGKHLYSLYSADGGPDQLVVSNLDGSARKVLVGDDFAAVDDVLWTPYPYQPYGVVFGAGKPRIQYLDDSIYTQISQALAAKFPDEFLTVASASQDGMQLIIGAHSDRDPGTYALFDRSSMNLQPLFRSQPWIDPQQMVPRQPIDFTASDGTRLAGFLTMPANSAGKPMPLVLLPHGGPIGVADSWGYDPWSQFLANRGYAVLQVNYRGSGGRGTDFEHSGYKQFGSGIQQDLIDGVNWAIRQGYADARRVCVFGASFGGYSSLMAPIRAPGMFKCAVDYAGVSDYAIELHRSDTRRSAGGRNYFMQAIGTDDDTIRAISPIYHLDKFNIPVLIIHGKDDPRVPYENATELRAALDKAGKPYEWLVRDKEQHGFYSEENNIAFYEALQAFLDRHIGKGAH; from the coding sequence ATGATCATCAAGCATATCCATCGGCTGATACTGTGCGCGGCACTCGTCCTGCTCGCGCCCGTGGCCGCCCACGCCAGCGAAATTCCCTACCGGGATTTCGCGCGGCATCCGCCACTGACCCATCCGGTGATTTCGCCCGACGGCAAGCACCTGGCCGTGTCGGTCCACAACGAAGATGGCAGCTACCAGCTCGGCGTGCTGGCGCTGCCGGACCTGAAGCCGGTCAGTCGCCTGAACATGGCCCCGCGCACCCTGCCCATCGGCATCACCTGGGTCAGCAACACGCGCCTGGTGATGGGGCTGGGCGAGGAAAGCGGCACGCTCGAGGCGCCGCAGGGCACCGGTGAGGTGGTGGCTGTCGACTTCGACGGCTCGCACAAGCGCGTGCTCTACAGCTGGCGCGTGCGCGACACCAAGGGCACGAACATGAACATCCTGAGCATGGTACGCGGTGCCGGCTTCATCGCCGGCACGCCGCACCAGCTCAACGGCCATGTCTACATCAGCGTCAGCCCGTTCCGCACGCATGCCAGCAGCGGCTCCCGCGACAGCGGCCAGAGCCTGATCTACGACGTCGAGACCGACAGCGGCCACGCCACGCTGATGGGCCGGATCGACGAGGCCGGCATGAGCTTCGTGCTGCACGACGACGTGGCCCGCTTCGCCTACGGCAGCAACCAGGACGACCCCTACCGCATCGACGTCTACCGCCGCGAGAATGCCGACAGCCCGTGGCAGAAGCTCCCGGCCAGCATCACCGGCAAGCACCTGGTGCCGATCCACATCAGCGCCGACGGCAAACACCTCTACTCGCTGTACAGCGCCGACGGCGGCCCCGACCAGCTGGTGGTGAGCAACCTCGACGGCAGCGCGCGCAAGGTGCTGGTCGGCGACGATTTCGCCGCGGTGGACGACGTGCTGTGGACGCCCTATCCGTACCAGCCCTACGGCGTGGTGTTCGGTGCCGGCAAACCACGTATCCAGTACCTCGACGACAGCATCTACACGCAGATCAGCCAGGCTCTCGCGGCCAAGTTCCCGGACGAGTTCCTCACCGTCGCCAGCGCCAGCCAGGACGGCATGCAGCTGATCATCGGCGCGCACAGCGACCGCGACCCCGGCACCTACGCACTGTTCGATCGCAGCAGCATGAACCTGCAGCCGCTGTTCCGCAGCCAGCCGTGGATCGACCCGCAGCAGATGGTGCCGCGCCAGCCGATCGACTTCACTGCCAGCGACGGCACCCGGCTGGCCGGCTTCCTGACCATGCCGGCCAACAGCGCCGGCAAGCCGATGCCGCTGGTGCTGCTGCCGCATGGCGGGCCGATCGGCGTGGCCGACTCGTGGGGCTATGACCCCTGGTCGCAGTTCCTGGCCAATCGCGGCTATGCGGTGCTGCAGGTCAACTACCGCGGCTCGGGCGGCCGCGGCACCGACTTCGAGCACTCCGGCTACAAGCAGTTCGGCAGCGGCATCCAGCAGGACCTGATCGACGGCGTGAACTGGGCGATCAGGCAGGGCTACGCCGACGCGCGGCGCGTGTGCGTGTTCGGCGCCAGCTTCGGCGGCTACTCCTCGCTGATGGCGCCGATCCGTGCACCGGGCATGTTCAAGTGCGCGGTGGACTACGCCGGCGTATCGGACTACGCCATCGAGCTGCATCGCAGCGACACCCGCCGCTCGGCCGGCGGCCGCAACTACTTCATGCAGGCCATCGGCACCGACGACGACACCATCCGCGCGATCTCGCCGATTTATCACCTGGACAAGTTCAACATCCCGGTGCTGATCATCCACGGCAAGGACGACCCGCGCGTACCCTACGAGAACGCCACCGAACTGCGTGCGGCGCTGGACAAGGCCGGCAAGCCGTACGAATGGCTGGTGCGCGACAAGGAGCAGCACGGCTTCTACAGCGAGGAAAACAACATCGCCTTCTATGAGGCACTGCAGGCCTTCCTCGACAGGCACATCGGCAAGGGCGCGCACTGA